The Rhodococcus triatomae genome includes a window with the following:
- a CDS encoding ABC transporter ATP-binding protein/permease, which yields MMARRGFQGAVLRGFGARYHTATVVGTERTTPRMQRVWLSSPTLFDEITIEPTAWLRFWFPDPDGTESEFQRGYTIAEAEPETGRFAVDFVLHEPSGPASTWAREVRGGETVEVTSFGSKGFAITDELPAGYLLIGDTASIPAINSILVAVPHTVDVELYLEKHHEDDMLIPLTEHPRVRVHWVPRTSETALADALEVRDWSNWYAWAGPESKSLKHIRARLKDEFGFPKPEVYAQAYWVHGRAMGKQRDGVERADTATITAPAAEVEDPRVTTEPAAGAPADTPADPAPASVPAAAPRRGSWRSQAGSRLLTPLRPKLWVAGILQVFVTLVQLAPYVLLVELARNLLSGSETSTLWTLGGWALGLLALGTVLESALQWWLHTVDARFGRDLRGRLLTKLARLPLGWFTARSSGQINKLVSGDTLSLHYLVTHAVTDAVAAAVAPLAVLGYLFWVDWRLGLVLLVPVLAYAITLATMMAQSGPKIMQSQRWVERMNSEAASYLDGQPVIRVFGGSAASPFRRSLDDYIRFLDEWQRPFVGKKSAMDLITRPVTFLWLIAVVGTALVASGRLDPVDLLPFLFLGTTFGARLLGIGYGLSGLREGRLAARNIQVALDETELAVQGAASPLSQEPTSRDGAGRVVFDDVTFGYRPGAPVIESVSLTLEPGTITALVGPSGAGKSTLAELLARFHDVDSGAIRIGGRDLAALTPDELYTQVGFVFQDAQLVHGTVRENIALAVPDASEAAVEQAARDAQIHERILRLPQGYDTVLGAGISLSGGERQRLTIARALLADTPVLILDEATAFADPESEYLVQQAIDRLAAGRTVLVIAHRLRTVTGADKIVVLDGGRVSQTGTHEQLLAEDGRYRQLWEAGAVTLADTKESVR from the coding sequence ATGATGGCACGCAGAGGTTTCCAAGGCGCGGTGCTCCGCGGGTTCGGTGCCCGGTACCACACCGCCACGGTGGTCGGCACCGAGCGGACGACACCGCGGATGCAGCGAGTGTGGCTGAGCTCGCCCACCCTCTTCGACGAGATCACGATCGAACCCACCGCCTGGTTGCGGTTCTGGTTCCCGGATCCGGACGGCACCGAGTCGGAGTTTCAGCGCGGCTACACCATCGCCGAGGCGGAGCCCGAGACCGGCCGCTTCGCCGTGGATTTCGTGCTGCACGAACCCAGCGGCCCGGCGTCCACATGGGCACGGGAGGTCCGCGGAGGCGAAACGGTCGAGGTGACGTCCTTCGGCTCGAAGGGCTTCGCGATCACCGACGAACTGCCTGCGGGATACCTGCTTATCGGTGACACCGCCTCGATCCCGGCAATCAACTCCATCCTCGTCGCCGTGCCGCACACCGTGGATGTCGAGTTGTACCTGGAGAAGCATCACGAGGACGACATGCTCATCCCGCTCACCGAGCACCCTCGCGTGCGGGTGCACTGGGTACCGCGCACGTCGGAGACCGCACTTGCCGACGCTCTCGAGGTGCGCGACTGGTCGAACTGGTACGCCTGGGCGGGACCGGAGTCGAAGTCGCTCAAGCACATCCGCGCTCGCCTCAAGGACGAGTTCGGGTTCCCCAAACCCGAGGTGTACGCGCAGGCGTACTGGGTGCACGGCCGCGCCATGGGCAAGCAGCGGGATGGGGTGGAGCGTGCGGACACCGCGACGATCACCGCTCCGGCAGCCGAGGTGGAAGACCCCCGGGTAACGACGGAACCTGCCGCAGGGGCGCCGGCCGACACACCAGCCGATCCGGCGCCTGCCTCCGTACCGGCCGCGGCACCCCGGCGAGGCAGCTGGCGCTCGCAGGCGGGCAGCCGCCTGCTCACCCCGCTGCGACCGAAGCTGTGGGTGGCCGGGATTCTCCAGGTATTCGTCACCCTGGTCCAACTCGCCCCGTACGTGCTGCTGGTGGAGCTCGCCCGGAACCTGCTGTCCGGGAGCGAGACCTCGACGCTGTGGACGCTCGGAGGGTGGGCCCTCGGATTGCTCGCGCTCGGCACCGTCCTGGAATCCGCGTTGCAGTGGTGGTTGCACACCGTCGATGCCCGCTTCGGACGCGATCTGCGCGGCCGTCTGCTGACCAAACTCGCGCGGCTGCCGTTGGGCTGGTTCACGGCCCGCAGTTCGGGACAGATCAACAAGCTGGTCTCCGGCGACACGCTGTCGCTGCACTACCTGGTCACCCACGCGGTCACCGACGCGGTGGCCGCCGCAGTCGCTCCCCTCGCGGTGCTCGGCTACCTGTTCTGGGTGGATTGGCGGCTGGGCCTGGTACTGCTCGTCCCGGTCCTCGCCTACGCGATCACCCTGGCGACGATGATGGCGCAGTCCGGTCCCAAGATCATGCAGTCGCAGCGCTGGGTCGAGCGGATGAACTCGGAGGCTGCGTCGTACCTGGACGGCCAGCCGGTGATCCGGGTCTTCGGCGGTTCCGCGGCGTCGCCGTTCCGGCGCAGCCTGGACGACTACATCCGCTTCCTCGACGAGTGGCAGCGACCGTTCGTGGGCAAGAAGTCCGCGATGGACCTCATCACTCGGCCGGTCACGTTCCTGTGGCTGATCGCGGTCGTCGGCACCGCGCTGGTGGCCTCCGGCCGCCTCGACCCGGTGGATCTGCTGCCGTTCCTGTTCCTGGGCACCACCTTCGGGGCCCGGCTCCTCGGCATCGGGTACGGCCTGTCCGGTCTGCGCGAGGGCCGTCTCGCCGCCCGCAACATCCAGGTCGCGCTCGACGAGACCGAACTCGCGGTGCAGGGGGCCGCGAGTCCGCTCTCGCAGGAGCCGACATCGAGGGACGGCGCGGGTCGAGTCGTGTTCGACGACGTGACGTTCGGGTACCGGCCGGGAGCGCCGGTCATCGAAAGTGTCTCGCTCACACTCGAACCCGGCACGATCACCGCACTGGTCGGGCCGTCCGGAGCCGGGAAGTCGACGTTGGCCGAGCTGCTGGCGCGTTTCCACGACGTCGATTCCGGAGCGATCCGCATCGGTGGCCGGGACCTCGCCGCACTGACCCCGGACGAGCTGTACACGCAGGTCGGCTTCGTGTTCCAGGACGCGCAGCTGGTGCACGGCACGGTCCGGGAGAACATCGCGCTCGCCGTGCCCGACGCGTCCGAAGCCGCGGTGGAGCAGGCGGCGCGCGACGCGCAGATCCACGAGCGCATCCTGCGGCTTCCACAGGGTTACGACACGGTCCTCGGTGCCGGGATCTCCCTGTCCGGCGGTGAACGCCAGCGTCTCACCATCGCCCGGGCGCTGCTCGCCGACACCCCCGTGCTGATCCTCGACGAGGCCACGGCTTTCGCCGACCCGGAATCGGAATACCTGGTACAGCAGGCGATCGACCGGCTGGCGGCCGGGCGCACCGTCCTCGTGATCGCCCACCGGCTGCGCACCGTCACCGGTGCCGACAAGATCGTCGTCCTCGACGGCGGGCGGGTGAGCCAGACCGGCACGCACGAACAGCTACTCGCCGAAGACGGGCGCTACCGGCAGCTGTGGGAGGCCGGCGCCGTCACCCTCGCCGACACGAAGGAGTCCGTCCGATGA
- a CDS encoding ABC transporter ATP-binding protein, protein MTRTLLSLLPDEHRGRVTGYLTLTVASTLLRAVAVVLVVPLVSALFGEDPAGAWPWVAVLTGVVAAGWIVDSIASRIGFDLGFAILDHAQRDIAAQVARTPLRWFTADNSATARRAIATTGPDLVGLVGYLVTPLIQAVLLPIVIGLALLPIAWQLGVVALVAVPLLLGALWATEKLTRRAGAVAAESNSALTERVLEFARTQAALRAARRVEPARSQAGAAVAAQHGATLRLLALHVPGQVLFSLASQLVLLALAGTTTWLAVRGTIGVPEAIALIVVVVRYLEPFAALGDLAPATATTRAALRDIRAVLDAPGRARFDDRPDTAGRDSSVEFRGVHFRYEDDSSSDDDSSGGTTVLEGLDLVFESGRTTAVVGPSGSGKSTLLALVAGLEEPTSGSVLVGGVDRAALDPSERSADTSVVFQQPYLFAGNIRENVRAGNPGADAEQVDSVLRLARVQDFAGRLPAGLDTVVGEAGGALSGGERQRVSIARALLKPSAVLLVDEGTSALDAENEAAVVDAITDDPRRRTRIVVTHRLSTIAGADRVLFLDGGRIVEDGTVDELLAAEGRFAEFWRHQHDAAGWRITADPTGVSR, encoded by the coding sequence ATGACGCGCACCCTGCTGAGCCTGCTCCCGGACGAGCACCGTGGCCGGGTGACCGGCTACCTCACGCTGACCGTGGCCTCGACACTGCTGCGTGCGGTCGCCGTCGTGCTGGTGGTTCCGCTGGTGTCCGCACTCTTCGGCGAAGACCCGGCCGGGGCATGGCCGTGGGTGGCGGTCCTCACCGGTGTCGTCGCAGCAGGATGGATCGTGGACTCGATCGCCTCGCGCATCGGATTCGATCTCGGATTCGCGATCCTCGACCATGCCCAACGTGACATCGCCGCACAGGTGGCGCGGACTCCTCTCCGGTGGTTCACTGCGGACAATTCGGCTACGGCGCGCCGCGCCATCGCCACCACCGGCCCGGATCTGGTGGGGCTCGTCGGCTATCTGGTGACCCCGCTGATCCAGGCCGTGTTGCTGCCGATCGTGATCGGGCTGGCGTTGCTCCCCATCGCGTGGCAGCTCGGCGTCGTCGCTCTCGTGGCGGTGCCGTTGCTCCTCGGGGCGCTGTGGGCGACCGAGAAGCTCACCCGGCGTGCGGGTGCCGTGGCCGCCGAGTCCAACAGTGCACTCACGGAGCGGGTTCTGGAGTTCGCCCGCACCCAGGCCGCGCTGCGGGCGGCCCGGCGGGTCGAACCGGCACGCAGCCAGGCCGGTGCCGCGGTGGCGGCCCAGCACGGCGCCACATTGCGGTTGCTGGCGCTACACGTACCCGGCCAGGTGCTGTTCAGCCTGGCCAGCCAGTTGGTCCTGCTCGCGCTCGCCGGGACCACCACGTGGCTCGCCGTGCGCGGCACGATCGGTGTCCCCGAGGCCATCGCGTTGATCGTCGTCGTCGTCCGCTATCTCGAGCCGTTCGCCGCGCTCGGGGACCTGGCACCGGCCACCGCGACGACACGCGCCGCCCTGCGTGACATCCGCGCCGTGCTGGACGCGCCGGGTCGGGCGCGGTTCGACGACCGCCCGGACACCGCCGGCAGAGACTCCTCCGTGGAGTTCCGGGGTGTCCACTTCCGGTACGAGGACGACAGTTCTTCGGATGACGATTCTTCCGGGGGAACAACGGTTCTCGAAGGTCTCGACCTCGTATTCGAATCCGGACGCACCACCGCCGTCGTCGGCCCGTCCGGATCCGGCAAGAGCACCCTCCTCGCACTGGTCGCGGGGCTCGAGGAACCGACATCCGGCAGCGTCCTCGTGGGTGGGGTCGATCGTGCCGCGCTCGATCCGTCGGAGCGGAGCGCGGACACCAGTGTCGTGTTCCAGCAGCCGTACCTGTTCGCCGGAAACATCCGGGAGAACGTGCGCGCGGGTAATCCCGGCGCCGACGCCGAGCAGGTCGATTCGGTGCTTCGGCTCGCGCGGGTGCAGGATTTCGCGGGCCGTCTGCCCGCCGGGCTGGACACCGTGGTCGGTGAAGCCGGCGGGGCACTGTCCGGTGGGGAACGTCAACGCGTCTCGATCGCCCGGGCACTGTTGAAGCCGTCGGCGGTGCTGCTCGTCGACGAGGGCACCAGCGCGCTCGACGCCGAGAACGAGGCCGCGGTGGTCGACGCCATCACCGACGACCCCCGACGTCGCACACGCATCGTCGTCACCCATCGCCTGTCGACCATCGCGGGAGCCGACCGTGTGCTGTTCCTCGACGGCGGACGCATCGTCGAGGACGGCACCGTGGACGAGTTGCTCGCGGCGGAAGGACGTTTCGCCGAGTTCTGGCGGCATCAGCACGACGCTGCCGGATGGCGGATCACCGCCGATCCGACAGGCGTGTCACGGTGA
- a CDS encoding GntR family transcriptional regulator, whose protein sequence is MMATPSGSELPPYARVVADIRARITAGELEPGARAPSTREITREWGVAMATATKALAALRQEGLVEAVRGVGTVVRGVPGSAARHPREPKRRTTAVADGGHTGDTGLNRDVIVQAAIAVADAEGIDGLSMRRVSTELRVSAMALYRHVTGKEDLVTEMIDKIYRDAALPEPRPEGWREALELAMRWEWAIYRRHPWAIRLTPVSGPVLSPGLMANAEWMMSVIADQGHSSETALEVVTILSAYTSGMAVQAGQAVVEEGELGLGAEQWWKSRADEFARFAAGGDYPVMFAVTSPPDVETIFTLGMTHLLDGLTPLIAPDSGHGFANASRI, encoded by the coding sequence ATGATGGCAACACCTTCGGGGTCGGAACTTCCGCCCTACGCGCGTGTCGTCGCCGACATCCGCGCGCGGATCACCGCGGGCGAACTCGAACCGGGCGCCCGCGCCCCGTCCACTCGCGAGATCACCAGAGAGTGGGGAGTGGCCATGGCCACCGCCACGAAGGCACTCGCCGCGCTACGCCAGGAGGGGCTGGTCGAGGCCGTGCGCGGGGTGGGAACGGTGGTCCGGGGCGTTCCCGGATCGGCTGCGCGGCATCCGCGTGAGCCGAAGAGGCGGACGACAGCCGTCGCCGACGGCGGCCACACCGGCGACACCGGGCTGAACCGCGACGTCATCGTCCAGGCCGCGATCGCCGTCGCCGACGCGGAGGGCATCGACGGACTGTCCATGCGCCGGGTGTCCACCGAACTCCGGGTCAGCGCCATGGCGCTGTACCGGCACGTCACCGGTAAGGAGGATCTGGTGACGGAGATGATCGACAAGATCTACCGGGACGCGGCTCTCCCCGAGCCCCGGCCCGAGGGGTGGCGAGAGGCCCTCGAGTTGGCGATGCGGTGGGAGTGGGCGATCTACCGGCGACATCCGTGGGCGATCCGGCTGACGCCGGTCTCCGGGCCGGTGCTCTCGCCCGGTCTCATGGCCAATGCCGAGTGGATGATGAGTGTGATTGCCGACCAAGGGCATTCGTCGGAAACGGCGCTCGAGGTGGTGACCATCCTGTCCGCGTACACGTCGGGCATGGCCGTGCAGGCCGGGCAGGCGGTGGTGGAGGAAGGCGAACTGGGTCTGGGCGCCGAGCAGTGGTGGAAATCCCGGGCAGACGAGTTCGCGCGCTTCGCCGCCGGCGGTGACTACCCCGTGATGTTCGCCGTGACATCCCCGCCCGACGTCGAGACGATCTTCACCCTCGGCATGACCCACCTGCTGGACGGGCTCACGCCGCTGATCGCCCCGGACTCAGGTCACGGTTTCGCCAACGCGTCACGAATCTGA
- a CDS encoding DUF418 domain-containing protein: MAHTDAHGPPRGAEAHPARVAAGPVPVAQRVLAPDLARGVMLLVIALAHAHLFATFIGGDDAAHTAADRVATAGTVMFVDFRGYPMFAALFGYGLAQIYRRRIEQGHEWPWVRSLLRRRARWLIVFGLLHVLLLFLGDILAVYGLVALVFVGVLRFRDRTLVLLALAWLPFGAIIQAVIAADEVMTGESGRPPMPEGFLDELLFRVTMFGIMGVAMFISTVTPFLLGILAARHRLLEEPAQHLRLLRFAAVAGISVGVLGGLPFALGKTGVWESYSALDALVSAGLHQVTGYAAGLGYAALIALIAVRLAGREGPVTTALAALGQRSLTFYLAQSVVWAVLFASYTFHLQLTSPAAAVPLGVAVWLATVVLADLMRRRGMRGPAEVALRRLSYREGS, from the coding sequence ATGGCCCATACCGACGCCCACGGCCCGCCCCGCGGTGCCGAAGCCCACCCGGCCCGCGTGGCCGCCGGGCCCGTCCCCGTCGCCCAGCGCGTCCTCGCCCCCGACCTCGCTCGCGGGGTCATGCTCCTCGTCATCGCGCTCGCCCATGCACACCTGTTCGCCACATTCATCGGTGGCGACGACGCGGCGCACACTGCCGCGGACCGGGTCGCGACTGCGGGCACCGTGATGTTCGTCGACTTCCGCGGCTATCCGATGTTCGCGGCGCTGTTCGGCTACGGCCTGGCGCAGATCTACCGGCGCCGGATCGAGCAGGGTCACGAGTGGCCGTGGGTGCGTTCACTGCTGCGGCGCCGGGCGCGCTGGCTGATCGTGTTCGGCCTGTTGCACGTGCTGCTGCTGTTCCTCGGCGACATTCTGGCGGTGTACGGGCTGGTGGCTCTGGTGTTCGTGGGAGTTCTGCGGTTCCGCGACCGGACGCTGGTGCTGCTGGCGCTGGCATGGTTGCCGTTCGGCGCGATCATCCAGGCGGTGATCGCCGCGGATGAGGTGATGACCGGTGAGAGCGGTCGTCCACCGATGCCGGAGGGCTTCCTGGACGAGCTTCTCTTCCGTGTCACGATGTTCGGCATCATGGGGGTGGCGATGTTCATCAGCACCGTCACCCCGTTCCTCCTCGGGATCCTGGCGGCCCGCCACCGGCTGCTGGAGGAACCGGCGCAGCACCTGCGGCTGCTCCGTTTCGCCGCCGTCGCCGGGATCTCGGTGGGCGTGCTGGGCGGACTCCCGTTTGCGCTGGGGAAAACCGGTGTGTGGGAGAGCTATTCCGCGTTGGATGCACTCGTTTCCGCGGGGCTCCACCAGGTGACCGGCTACGCTGCCGGGCTCGGCTACGCGGCCCTCATCGCCCTGATCGCGGTGCGCCTGGCAGGGCGGGAAGGCCCGGTGACGACTGCCCTCGCGGCCCTCGGCCAACGGTCACTGACCTTCTATCTGGCGCAGTCGGTGGTGTGGGCGGTGCTGTTTGCCTCGTACACCTTCCACCTGCAACTGACCTCCCCAGCCGCCGCCGTACCGCTCGGGGTCGCGGTGTGGCTGGCCACGGTGGTTCTCGCCGACCTCATGCGACGACGAGGGATGCGCGGGCCTGCCGAGGTGGCGTTGCGTCGGCTCAGTTATCGGGAGGGAAGCTGA
- a CDS encoding macrolide family glycosyltransferase, protein MSHILMSTAAAHGHIHPNLPVMAELVARGHRVTYPVPDRFADAVAATGATVLPIHTDLPDPAKGEQWPEGGIEAMQLFSDEARSAYAQITAALGDDLPDVVCYDGSGWAGHALSRVRGIPRVELAPHMVAWDTFEEDFAEAYECLEEPEGLIWQAEMDGWLAEAGVPLNSKEFLGPPDRSVVLIPEAMQPHRDRVDSDRYTFIGPVIDDRSHQGTWPKPDRPLLLVSLGSAYNDRPDFWRDCIAAMHGTGWLTVLAVGPHVQPADLGEIPDDIVVQEWVPQLAILEHASAFVTHAGMGGCSEGLWHGVPMVAVPQAADQFVNGPRLAEIGVGELLPAEDVTPESLRAAVLRVASSEDVARRCAEEKAVARSAGGAQAAADLIEALVDRDREHRSPDV, encoded by the coding sequence ATGAGCCACATCCTCATGTCCACCGCCGCCGCGCACGGCCACATCCATCCGAACTTGCCGGTGATGGCCGAGCTGGTCGCTCGCGGACACCGCGTCACCTATCCCGTCCCGGATCGTTTCGCCGACGCAGTGGCCGCCACCGGAGCCACCGTGCTGCCGATCCACACGGATCTGCCCGACCCGGCGAAGGGTGAGCAGTGGCCGGAGGGCGGGATCGAGGCGATGCAGCTGTTCTCGGACGAAGCCCGCAGCGCCTACGCACAGATCACCGCCGCGCTCGGCGACGACCTGCCCGACGTCGTCTGCTACGACGGCAGCGGCTGGGCGGGGCACGCCCTGTCCCGCGTCCGCGGCATCCCGCGGGTCGAGCTGGCACCGCACATGGTCGCCTGGGACACCTTCGAAGAGGACTTCGCCGAGGCCTACGAGTGTCTCGAGGAACCCGAAGGGCTGATCTGGCAGGCCGAGATGGACGGCTGGCTCGCCGAAGCCGGCGTACCTCTGAACAGCAAGGAGTTCCTCGGGCCCCCGGACCGCTCGGTGGTGCTGATCCCGGAAGCCATGCAGCCCCATCGTGATCGGGTCGATTCCGACCGCTACACGTTCATCGGCCCTGTGATCGACGACCGCTCGCACCAGGGCACGTGGCCGAAGCCGGACCGCCCGCTGCTGCTCGTCTCACTCGGCTCGGCGTACAACGACCGCCCGGACTTCTGGCGGGATTGCATCGCCGCGATGCACGGCACCGGCTGGCTCACCGTGCTCGCGGTCGGCCCGCACGTGCAGCCCGCCGACCTCGGCGAGATTCCCGACGACATCGTCGTGCAGGAGTGGGTGCCGCAGCTCGCGATCCTCGAACACGCATCGGCATTCGTCACCCACGCCGGGATGGGCGGGTGCTCGGAGGGGCTCTGGCACGGCGTCCCGATGGTCGCCGTCCCGCAGGCGGCGGATCAGTTCGTCAACGGCCCGCGACTCGCCGAGATCGGCGTGGGAGAGCTCCTGCCGGCCGAGGACGTCACCCCGGAATCGCTGCGCGCGGCCGTGCTGCGGGTCGCGTCGTCGGAGGACGTCGCTCGACGCTGTGCCGAGGAGAAGGCCGTTGCCCGGTCCGCCGGAGGGGCCCAGGCCGCTGCCGACCTGATCGAAGCACTCGTCGACCGCGATCGTGAACACCGGTCGCCGGACGTGTGA